The Enterococcus rotai genome includes a window with the following:
- a CDS encoding zinc ABC transporter substrate-binding protein AdcA translates to MKKKLNLIIAGLFLLGIIFTACTKPKTETKENKEQKQLTIVTSFYPMYEFTRNIVGDVGEVTLMVPAGTEAHDYEPSAKDIAKLQDADAFVYNSEYMETWVPKMEKSLKNVTSIKASEGMVLLPGSEDHDHSAEESHEGHSHDYDPHLWLSPFRAIKEVETIRDELINHFPEQKTTFTKNAADYIEQLTELNEQYEAKLANAKQKNFITQHTAFSYLALDYNLKQIPIAGISPDQEPQPSRIAELKKLVEETGINYIYFEENANDRVAKTLANETGVELLVLNPLEGLTNEDMKAGKTYISVMKENLEALVKSTEVTPKKELTETAVNKTVSNGYFDDKDVKDRVLSDYAGEWQSVFPYLEDGTFDQVFDYKEKLTKKMTAEEYKAYYQKGYQTDVDRIDISKDAMTFIVGDKKYSSKYKYAGKEILTYKAGNRGVRYLFEATEDTPYKYVQFSDHGIAPSKAAHFHIYFGNESQQKLLEEMDNWPTYYPVGMTGFEIAQEMLAH, encoded by the coding sequence ATGAAAAAGAAGTTAAATCTTATTATCGCGGGGCTATTTTTACTAGGAATTATTTTCACCGCCTGTACCAAACCAAAAACTGAGACAAAAGAGAATAAAGAACAAAAACAATTAACGATTGTTACTTCATTTTATCCGATGTATGAATTTACTAGAAATATCGTTGGCGATGTTGGTGAGGTGACGTTAATGGTTCCAGCAGGAACAGAAGCACATGATTACGAACCTTCTGCAAAGGACATTGCCAAATTACAAGATGCAGATGCCTTTGTTTATAATAGTGAATACATGGAAACTTGGGTGCCTAAGATGGAAAAATCACTAAAGAATGTGACGAGCATCAAAGCAAGTGAAGGCATGGTTCTTTTACCTGGAAGTGAAGACCACGATCATTCAGCAGAGGAAAGCCATGAAGGACATTCTCATGACTATGATCCTCATCTATGGTTGAGTCCCTTTCGAGCAATCAAAGAAGTAGAAACAATCAGAGATGAATTGATTAACCATTTTCCAGAGCAAAAAACAACATTTACTAAAAATGCGGCCGATTATATCGAACAATTAACGGAGCTTAATGAGCAATACGAAGCAAAATTAGCGAATGCCAAACAAAAGAATTTTATCACCCAACATACAGCTTTTTCTTATCTGGCATTAGATTATAACCTAAAACAAATTCCAATCGCAGGAATTTCTCCCGATCAAGAACCACAGCCTTCTCGGATTGCAGAATTGAAAAAATTAGTTGAAGAAACAGGAATCAACTATATCTATTTTGAAGAAAACGCAAATGACCGAGTAGCGAAAACTTTAGCAAATGAGACGGGTGTAGAATTACTTGTATTAAATCCATTAGAAGGTCTTACCAATGAGGATATGAAGGCAGGTAAAACATATATTAGCGTGATGAAAGAGAATTTAGAAGCATTGGTAAAATCAACAGAAGTTACCCCGAAAAAAGAATTAACTGAAACTGCCGTAAACAAGACAGTTTCAAATGGGTATTTTGATGATAAGGATGTTAAAGACCGTGTCCTTTCTGATTATGCAGGTGAGTGGCAATCGGTGTTTCCTTATTTAGAAGATGGCACATTTGATCAAGTATTTGATTATAAAGAAAAACTAACGAAAAAAATGACGGCAGAAGAATACAAAGCCTATTATCAAAAAGGATACCAAACAGACGTGGATCGAATTGATATTAGCAAAGATGCCATGACGTTTATAGTAGGGGATAAGAAGTATTCATCGAAATACAAATACGCAGGCAAAGAAATCTTAACGTATAAAGCAGGAAATCGTGGCGTTCGCTATTTATTTGAAGCCACAGAAGACACGCCTTATAAATATGTTCAATTTTCAGATCATGGAATCGCACCGTCAAAAGCAGCACATTTCCATATTTATTTTGGTAATGAAAGCCAACAAAAGTTATTGGAAGAAATGGATAATTGGCCGACTTATTATCCTGTTGGTATGACTGGATTTGAGATAGCCCAAGAAATGTTGGCGCATTGA
- a CDS encoding YccF domain-containing protein has protein sequence MGCLGNIIWFIFGGFFGGLTWLLAGILWCITIVGIPIGLQCFKLAGLSFWPFGKRVVYSTSTVSFLVNILWLVFSGFWLAVGHCVSGIILCVTIIGIPFGMQSFKLAKLALMPFGAQVVPTNSVYME, from the coding sequence ATGGGCTGTTTAGGAAATATTATTTGGTTTATTTTTGGCGGATTTTTTGGCGGACTGACGTGGCTTTTAGCGGGCATTCTTTGGTGTATTACAATTGTTGGGATTCCGATTGGTTTACAGTGTTTCAAGCTTGCAGGGTTGAGTTTTTGGCCATTTGGCAAAAGAGTTGTTTATAGCACAAGTACAGTTTCGTTTTTAGTGAATATTCTTTGGCTAGTTTTCAGCGGATTTTGGTTAGCAGTAGGGCATTGTGTCAGCGGAATTATTTTATGTGTGACGATTATTGGGATTCCATTTGGGATGCAGTCGTTTAAATTAGCTAAATTGGCGTTGATGCCGTTTGGGGCCCAAGTTGTGCCTACTAATAGTGTTTATATGGAGTAG
- a CDS encoding PaaI family thioesterase — protein sequence MHLLDYLTIETTEKSKEKVVLTMKIADFHKQPYGILHGGMNGILIETACSLGANEQFSEENAYAVGVDLQVNHLKSVAEGVLTVIAQPNHTGGSLQVWEGKIFNETGNLISVGRCTLLKRTEK from the coding sequence ATGCACTTATTAGACTATTTAACGATCGAAACAACTGAGAAATCTAAAGAAAAAGTTGTGCTAACAATGAAAATAGCGGATTTTCATAAACAACCTTATGGAATTTTGCATGGCGGAATGAACGGTATTTTGATTGAAACAGCCTGTAGTTTAGGTGCAAACGAACAATTTTCAGAAGAAAATGCCTATGCTGTCGGTGTTGATTTGCAAGTCAACCATCTAAAAAGTGTCGCGGAGGGTGTTCTGACAGTCATAGCCCAACCAAATCATACTGGCGGCTCCTTGCAAGTGTGGGAAGGAAAAATTTTCAATGAAACTGGAAATCTGATCAGCGTTGGTCGTTGTACCTTGCTTAAACGAACGGAAAAATAA
- the gyrA gene encoding DNA gyrase subunit A yields the protein MSEEIKENIQDVNLTSEMKESFIDYAMSVIVARALPDVRDGLKPVHRRILYGMNELGVTPDKPHKKSARVVGDVMGKYHPHGDSSIYEAMVRMAQPFSYRSMLVDGHGNFGSVDGDGAAAMRYTEARMSKIALEMLRDINKNTVDFHGNYDDSEQEPDVLPARFPNLLVNGTTGIAVGMATNIPPHNLAEVIEATSLLMENPDVTTNELMEALPGPDFPTGGLVMGKSGIRRAYETGRGSITVRAKVDIVDMPNGKERILVSELPYMVNKARLIERISELHREKRIEGITDLRDESSREGMRIVIDVRRDVSASVILNNLYKMTALQTSFGFNMLAIEKGVPKILSLKEILENYIEHQKEVITRRTEFDKKKAEARAHILEGLRIALDHIDEIISIIRGSNSDDEAKSSLIERFEFSDRQAQAILDMRLRRLTGLERDKIENEYQELLKFIADLNDILARPERVVEIIKTELGDIRDKYGDARRTELLVGEVLSLEDEDLIEEAEVVITLTNNGYIKRVANSEFRAQRRGGRGVQGMGVHDDDFVKNLVSCSTHDTLLFFTNNGKVYRAKGYEIPEYGRTAKGIPVINMLGIDSSEKIQAIIAVEGQAEEGHYLFFTTRKGTVKRTAVKAFSNIRSNGLIAIGLKEDDELVNVVLTNGEQNMIIGTHNGYSVTFAETAVRDMGRTASGVRGIRLREDDYVVGASLLDADTEVLVLTENGYGKRTKASEYPVKGRGGKGIKTANITAKNGPLAGLTTVRGDEDILVITNKGVIIRFNVDSVSQTGRATLGVRLMRMEEDAKVVTMAVVEPEPDEIVEEVEGVEVVTETVTETPETDTTTEE from the coding sequence ATGAGTGAAGAAATCAAAGAGAACATTCAAGACGTCAATCTGACCAGTGAAATGAAAGAATCCTTCATTGATTATGCGATGAGCGTTATTGTAGCTCGTGCGCTACCAGATGTTCGTGATGGGTTAAAACCAGTTCATCGCCGTATTTTATATGGGATGAATGAGCTAGGTGTAACACCTGACAAACCACATAAGAAATCGGCCCGTGTCGTTGGGGACGTAATGGGTAAGTATCACCCGCATGGTGACTCGTCAATTTATGAAGCAATGGTTCGTATGGCACAACCATTTAGCTATCGTAGTATGCTAGTTGATGGCCACGGAAACTTTGGTTCTGTCGATGGCGATGGAGCAGCTGCAATGCGGTATACCGAAGCAAGAATGAGTAAGATTGCTTTGGAAATGTTGCGTGATATCAATAAAAATACAGTTGATTTCCATGGAAACTATGATGACTCTGAACAAGAGCCAGATGTATTACCAGCGCGTTTCCCTAACCTTTTAGTTAACGGAACAACAGGGATCGCAGTAGGGATGGCAACCAATATTCCACCTCATAACTTAGCTGAAGTAATCGAAGCAACTAGCTTACTGATGGAAAACCCAGATGTTACAACCAATGAATTGATGGAAGCATTACCTGGACCTGACTTTCCTACAGGTGGTTTAGTCATGGGGAAATCTGGTATCCGTCGTGCTTACGAAACTGGGCGAGGTTCGATCACTGTTCGTGCTAAAGTTGATATCGTTGATATGCCGAATGGTAAAGAGCGTATCTTAGTATCAGAATTACCTTATATGGTCAATAAAGCTCGTTTAATTGAGCGGATTTCAGAATTACATCGTGAGAAACGAATTGAAGGAATCACAGATTTACGTGATGAGTCCTCTCGTGAAGGAATGCGGATCGTAATCGATGTGCGTCGTGATGTGAGTGCTTCTGTTATTTTGAATAATTTATATAAAATGACAGCTTTGCAAACTTCTTTTGGTTTTAATATGTTGGCAATCGAAAAAGGCGTTCCGAAAATTTTAAGTCTAAAAGAAATTCTTGAAAATTATATCGAGCACCAAAAAGAAGTGATCACACGCCGTACAGAATTTGATAAGAAAAAAGCAGAAGCTCGTGCTCATATCTTAGAAGGGTTACGAATTGCTTTAGACCACATTGATGAGATCATTTCAATCATCCGTGGATCAAATTCAGATGACGAAGCGAAATCTTCATTGATTGAACGTTTTGAGTTTTCAGATCGCCAAGCACAAGCGATTTTAGACATGCGTCTACGTCGTTTAACAGGTTTGGAACGTGATAAGATCGAGAATGAGTACCAAGAATTGTTGAAATTCATTGCTGATTTAAATGATATCTTAGCTCGTCCAGAACGTGTTGTTGAAATCATTAAAACAGAATTAGGTGACATTCGTGATAAATATGGTGATGCTCGTCGTACCGAATTATTAGTCGGTGAAGTTTTAAGTTTAGAAGACGAAGACTTGATCGAAGAAGCTGAGGTCGTTATCACATTAACAAACAATGGCTATATCAAACGTGTAGCAAACAGCGAATTTAGAGCACAGCGCCGTGGTGGTCGTGGTGTTCAAGGAATGGGTGTTCATGATGATGATTTCGTGAAAAATCTAGTTTCTTGTTCAACTCATGATACGTTATTATTCTTTACGAATAACGGAAAAGTTTACCGTGCTAAAGGATATGAAATTCCAGAATACGGTAGAACAGCCAAAGGAATCCCTGTAATCAATATGCTAGGAATCGATTCTAGTGAGAAGATCCAAGCGATCATTGCTGTTGAAGGTCAAGCAGAGGAAGGTCACTATCTATTCTTCACGACCCGTAAAGGTACGGTTAAACGTACAGCTGTTAAAGCATTCTCTAATATTAGAAGTAATGGTTTGATTGCAATCGGGCTAAAAGAAGATGATGAATTAGTCAATGTCGTTTTAACTAACGGTGAACAAAATATGATCATCGGAACGCACAATGGTTATTCTGTGACGTTTGCTGAAACAGCCGTTCGTGATATGGGCCGTACTGCCTCTGGTGTACGTGGTATTCGTCTAAGAGAAGATGATTACGTCGTAGGAGCCTCTTTATTGGACGCTGACACGGAAGTACTAGTGTTGACGGAAAATGGTTACGGTAAGCGGACAAAAGCCTCTGAGTACCCTGTGAAGGGCCGTGGCGGTAAAGGAATCAAGACAGCTAATATTACAGCGAAAAATGGTCCATTAGCAGGGCTTACAACTGTTCGTGGTGATGAAGATATTCTAGTAATCACGAATAAAGGTGTCATTATTCGTTTTAATGTCGATTCAGTTTCTCAAACAGGACGTGCCACATTAGGAGTTCGTTTGATGAGAATGGAAGAAGATGCAAAAGTGGTGACGATGGCAGTTGTTGAGCCGGAGCCAGATGAAATCGTTGAAGAAGTTGAAGGTGTGGAAGTCGTTACTGAGACTGTAACTGAAACGCCAGAAACAGACACAACAACAGAAGAATAA
- the gyrB gene encoding DNA topoisomerase (ATP-hydrolyzing) subunit B — MTEEEKNMKERAQEYDASQIQVLEGLEAVRKRPGMYIGSTSSEGLHHLVWEIVDNSIDEALAGFASSIQVVIEEDNSITVVDDGRGIPVGIQAKTGRPAVETVFTVLHAGGKFGGGGYKVSGGLHGVGSSVVNALSTTLDVKVYKEGKIYYQEFHQGAVKDDLKVIGDTDRHGTTVHFVPDPEIFTETTIFNFDKLATRVRELAFLNKGLKISIEDKREEKPVLKEYHYEGGIKSYVEHLNANKDVLFPEPVFIEGEQQDIIVEVSMQYTDGYHTNLLSFANNIHTYEGGTHESGFKTSLTRVINDYARKQKIMKENDENLTGEDVREGLTAVISIKHPEPQFEGQTKTKLGNSEVRTVTDRLFSEYFNKFLMENPTVGKQIVEKGLLASKARMAAKRAREVTRRKGALEISNLPGKLADCSSKDPEKCEIFIVEGDSAGGSAKQGRSREFQAILPIRGKILNVEKASMDKILANEEIRSLFTAMGTGFGADFDVSKARYHKLVIMTDADVDGAHIRTLLLTLFYRFMRPVVEAGYVYIAQPPLYGVKQGKNITYVQPGKNAEDELAEILASLPASPKPSVQRYKGLGEMDDHQLWETTMDPERRLMSRVSVDDAIEADQIFEMLMGDRVEPRRAFIEENAHYVKNLDI, encoded by the coding sequence ATGACAGAAGAAGAAAAAAATATGAAAGAACGTGCCCAAGAATATGATGCCAGTCAGATTCAGGTATTAGAAGGTCTTGAAGCCGTTCGTAAGCGTCCTGGTATGTACATAGGATCGACGAGTTCAGAAGGTTTACACCACTTAGTTTGGGAGATCGTGGATAACTCCATTGATGAAGCGTTAGCTGGTTTTGCGTCAAGTATCCAAGTAGTTATTGAAGAAGATAACAGTATTACAGTTGTCGATGATGGTCGTGGAATCCCAGTTGGTATTCAAGCCAAAACAGGTCGTCCAGCAGTCGAAACAGTCTTTACCGTTCTCCATGCCGGAGGAAAATTCGGCGGTGGCGGATACAAAGTTTCTGGCGGACTTCACGGGGTAGGTTCTTCCGTTGTTAATGCCCTATCAACAACATTAGACGTAAAAGTCTACAAAGAAGGAAAAATCTATTATCAAGAATTCCATCAAGGTGCTGTTAAAGACGATTTAAAAGTGATTGGTGATACAGACCGTCATGGGACAACCGTTCACTTTGTTCCAGATCCAGAAATCTTTACAGAAACAACGATTTTTAACTTCGATAAATTAGCAACACGTGTGAGAGAATTAGCATTCTTGAACAAAGGATTAAAAATCTCGATCGAAGATAAACGTGAAGAAAAACCTGTCTTAAAAGAGTATCACTACGAAGGCGGGATCAAGAGCTATGTTGAGCATTTAAATGCCAATAAGGATGTTTTATTCCCAGAGCCTGTTTTCATTGAAGGGGAACAACAAGACATTATTGTAGAAGTTTCTATGCAATATACGGATGGCTACCATACTAACTTACTAAGTTTCGCTAACAACATTCATACGTATGAAGGCGGAACGCATGAATCAGGTTTTAAAACGTCATTAACGCGTGTGATCAATGATTATGCTCGTAAACAAAAGATCATGAAAGAAAATGACGAAAACTTAACCGGTGAAGATGTTCGTGAAGGCTTAACAGCGGTTATTTCTATCAAACATCCAGAACCTCAATTTGAAGGACAAACCAAAACTAAATTAGGAAATTCAGAAGTTCGTACGGTTACAGACCGTTTATTCTCTGAGTATTTCAATAAATTCTTGATGGAAAACCCAACAGTTGGGAAACAAATCGTAGAAAAAGGTCTACTGGCTTCAAAAGCCCGGATGGCTGCTAAACGAGCACGTGAAGTAACGCGTCGTAAAGGGGCACTTGAAATCAGTAATTTACCTGGTAAATTAGCAGATTGTTCAAGTAAAGATCCTGAAAAATGTGAAATCTTCATCGTCGAAGGAGATTCTGCCGGCGGTTCAGCAAAACAAGGACGTAGTCGTGAATTCCAAGCGATTTTACCGATTCGTGGGAAAATCCTAAACGTTGAAAAAGCCAGCATGGATAAAATTTTAGCGAATGAAGAAATCCGCTCACTATTTACAGCGATGGGAACAGGTTTTGGTGCTGATTTTGATGTATCGAAAGCTCGTTACCATAAATTAGTGATCATGACCGATGCCGATGTCGATGGTGCACATATTCGTACACTGTTGTTGACGTTGTTCTATCGTTTCATGCGCCCAGTTGTTGAAGCAGGCTATGTTTATATCGCTCAACCACCTTTATATGGGGTCAAACAAGGAAAGAATATCACGTACGTTCAACCAGGGAAAAATGCTGAAGATGAACTGGCTGAAATCTTAGCTTCTCTACCAGCTAGTCCAAAACCAAGTGTTCAGCGGTATAAAGGTCTTGGGGAAATGGATGACCATCAATTATGGGAAACAACCATGGATCCTGAAAGACGTTTAATGTCACGTGTCAGTGTTGATGATGCGATCGAAGCCGATCAAATTTTTGAAATGTTGATGGGGGACCGTGTTGAACCGCGCCGAGCATTTATTGAAGAAAATGCCCATTATGTGAAGAATCTAGATATTTAA
- the recF gene encoding DNA replication/repair protein RecF (All proteins in this family for which functions are known are DNA-binding proteins that assist the filamentation of RecA onto DNA for the initiation of recombination or recombinational repair.), translated as MRLNKIEVQHYRNYDGLTLDFPKTLNIFLGENAQGKTNLLESIYVLAMTRSHRTSNEKELVHWDSDSARISGVIEKKTGTVPLEIIISNKGRKTKVNHIEQKRLSSYIGQLNVILFAPEDLSLVKGSPQLRRKFIDMELGQVNPIYLYDLVQYQSVLKQRNQYLKQLAEKKQSDHIYLDILTEQLAEFGGKVLFARLEFIKKLEHWANLLHKKISHEKEELAIDYFSSIPLDKENFSLEEIQKQLLQSLLDSRKRELFKANTFLGPHRDDLIFNVNGQNVQTYGSQGQQRTTALSVKLAEIDLMYSETGEYPVLLLDDVMSELDNERQLHLLETIEGKVQTFLTTTSLDHLNNKLTVEPDIFYVHQGEIEREATI; from the coding sequence ATGAGACTGAATAAAATCGAGGTACAGCATTATCGTAACTATGATGGGCTGACCTTAGATTTTCCTAAAACACTAAATATTTTCTTGGGGGAAAATGCGCAAGGTAAGACGAACCTTTTAGAAAGTATTTATGTTTTAGCCATGACACGTAGCCACCGAACTAGTAACGAAAAAGAACTAGTTCACTGGGATTCCGATTCGGCTAGAATTAGTGGTGTCATCGAAAAGAAGACAGGGACCGTGCCATTGGAAATCATTATTTCCAATAAAGGCCGCAAGACCAAAGTCAATCATATTGAACAAAAACGTTTGAGTTCGTATATTGGTCAGTTAAATGTCATTTTATTTGCGCCGGAAGATTTATCGTTAGTTAAAGGCTCACCCCAATTACGTCGTAAGTTTATCGACATGGAATTAGGTCAAGTCAATCCGATTTATCTCTATGATCTCGTTCAATATCAGTCTGTTTTAAAACAACGTAATCAATATTTAAAACAATTAGCTGAAAAAAAACAGTCAGATCACATTTATTTAGATATTTTGACGGAACAATTGGCGGAATTTGGTGGAAAAGTATTATTTGCCCGTCTAGAATTTATCAAAAAATTAGAGCATTGGGCTAATTTACTTCATAAAAAAATCAGCCATGAAAAAGAAGAGTTAGCGATCGACTATTTTTCAAGTATCCCACTAGATAAAGAAAATTTTTCACTAGAAGAGATTCAAAAGCAATTGCTGCAGAGTCTACTTGATAGCCGAAAACGAGAATTGTTTAAGGCGAATACTTTTTTAGGTCCTCATCGAGATGACCTGATTTTTAATGTAAATGGACAAAATGTCCAGACATATGGTTCACAAGGACAGCAAAGAACCACAGCTCTTAGCGTAAAGCTTGCGGAAATTGATTTAATGTATTCAGAAACAGGTGAATATCCTGTTTTGTTATTGGATGATGTCATGAGTGAGTTAGATAATGAACGACAATTGCACCTGCTAGAAACGATTGAAGGAAAGGTTCAAACTTTTTTAACTACAACCAGTTTGGATCATTTAAACAATAAATTAACTGTTGAACCAGACATATTTTATGTTCATCAGGGAGAGATAGAGAGGGAAGCAACTATATGA
- the yaaA gene encoding S4 domain-containing protein YaaA, whose protein sequence is MKKTIVLETDYMTLGQVLKEVDVISSGGAAKWYLAENSVFVDGELENRRGRKLYAGMMLEIPEEGTFFMAKKGEVVDETE, encoded by the coding sequence TTGAAAAAGACGATTGTTTTAGAAACTGACTACATGACACTAGGTCAAGTCTTAAAAGAAGTCGACGTTATCAGTAGCGGCGGTGCTGCTAAGTGGTACTTAGCTGAGAATAGTGTTTTTGTGGATGGGGAATTAGAGAATCGCCGCGGTAGAAAATTATACGCCGGTATGATGCTCGAGATACCTGAAGAAGGTACTTTTTTTATGGCCAAAAAAGGCGAGGTAGTCGATGAGACTGAATAA
- a CDS encoding PadR family transcriptional regulator yields the protein MNSHKILPLTETTFYIMISLIEPSHGYAIMQKVEELSNGRVRIAAGTMYGATENLLKQKLIREVPGEDKRRRIYTLTDTGKDVLKLEVTRLKQLVQLADNLL from the coding sequence ATGAATAGCCATAAAATATTACCGCTAACGGAAACAACATTTTATATTATGATTTCACTAATCGAACCATCACATGGCTATGCCATCATGCAAAAAGTTGAAGAGTTAAGTAATGGTCGGGTGCGCATTGCGGCTGGAACCATGTATGGAGCAACTGAGAATCTATTAAAGCAAAAATTGATACGTGAAGTTCCTGGTGAAGACAAACGTCGTCGTATTTATACTTTGACGGATACTGGAAAAGACGTTTTAAAATTAGAAGTGACACGTTTAAAACAATTGGTACAGCTTGCTGATAATTTATTGTAG
- a CDS encoding DUF2812 domain-containing protein: protein MKKLRIFTDIKKEEKYLNKMAEKGWCLSNYSLWNVYTFDKTTPAPLNYRIDYQTFKKKADYLAYLTLFEDSGWQHISGTRWSGFQFFLPTNYKNQEFDIFSDVSSSNDRYKRLYNHAVMWGLLMLIYFLMLHPSFENISSWYLTPSIWEYSGLQLIGMIIMETFFLIIMIMPMMFFLLSTVYFTITGTKTKKHIKKYETG from the coding sequence ATGAAAAAGTTAAGAATTTTCACTGATATCAAAAAAGAAGAAAAATATCTAAATAAAATGGCTGAAAAAGGTTGGTGTTTAAGTAACTACAGTTTATGGAATGTTTATACATTTGATAAAACGACGCCTGCCCCATTGAATTATAGGATTGATTATCAAACATTTAAAAAGAAAGCAGACTATCTTGCTTACTTAACTTTATTTGAGGATAGCGGTTGGCAACATATTAGTGGGACTCGCTGGAGTGGATTTCAATTTTTTTTACCAACAAACTACAAAAACCAAGAGTTTGATATATTTTCAGATGTTAGTTCAAGTAATGATCGTTATAAACGCTTGTATAATCATGCGGTTATGTGGGGACTATTAATGCTTATCTATTTTCTTATGTTGCACCCATCTTTTGAGAATATATCCTCATGGTACTTAACGCCAAGTATTTGGGAGTATAGTGGTCTTCAATTAATCGGAATGATTATCATGGAAACCTTCTTTTTGATTATCATGATAATGCCAATGATGTTTTTTTTATTGAGCACTGTCTACTTTACAATTACTGGGACAAAAACAAAAAAACATATAAAAAAATATGAGACTGGATAA
- the dnaN gene encoding DNA polymerase III subunit beta, translated as MKLTVKRNTFLQELQTVQRAISSKTTIPILTGVKIVLTDEGLSLTGSNADISIESFLSKEDEKAQMTIESTGSIVLQARFFGEIIRKLPEDMFTLEVLDNNQVAITSGKADFTVNGLDADNYPHLPVIDAKNQIQLPVHLLTKIINETGFAVSLHESRPILTGVHFILDDQKLLAVATDSHRLSQRIIPIEQAAENFNIVIPGKSLTELSRSFTNEEEMVEISIMENQVLFKTQNMYFYSRLLEGNYPDTNRLIPTSFNTEIDFYVPELLSAIDRASLLSHEGRNNIVRLAIASDSVILYGNSPEIGKVEEPLNYEKVTGDPLEISFNPDYMKDALRAFGDMSITVKFISAIRPFTLEPTETDLDFIQLITPVRTN; from the coding sequence ATGAAATTAACCGTAAAAAGAAATACATTTTTACAAGAATTGCAAACTGTTCAAAGAGCCATTTCTTCTAAAACAACGATCCCTATTTTAACAGGTGTAAAAATCGTTTTAACCGACGAAGGTCTATCCTTAACAGGTAGCAATGCCGATATTTCGATTGAAAGTTTTTTAAGTAAAGAAGATGAAAAAGCTCAAATGACGATCGAGTCAACTGGTAGTATCGTTTTACAAGCTCGTTTCTTTGGTGAAATCATCCGTAAATTACCTGAAGACATGTTCACCTTAGAAGTATTAGACAACAATCAAGTAGCGATTACTTCTGGGAAAGCTGATTTTACTGTTAATGGATTGGATGCAGATAATTATCCACATCTTCCTGTGATCGATGCTAAAAATCAAATTCAATTACCTGTTCACCTATTGACAAAAATTATTAATGAAACAGGATTTGCTGTATCACTTCATGAGAGTCGTCCCATTTTGACTGGGGTTCATTTTATTTTAGACGATCAAAAATTATTGGCTGTTGCGACTGATTCACATCGTCTAAGCCAACGAATCATTCCGATCGAACAAGCAGCTGAGAATTTCAATATTGTGATTCCAGGAAAAAGTTTGACTGAGCTTTCTCGTTCATTTACCAATGAAGAAGAAATGGTTGAAATTAGTATCATGGAAAACCAAGTATTGTTTAAAACACAAAATATGTACTTCTATTCTCGTTTGTTGGAAGGAAATTATCCTGATACAAATCGTTTGATCCCGACAAGCTTTAATACAGAAATTGATTTTTATGTTCCGGAATTACTATCTGCTATCGACCGTGCTTCTTTGCTGTCACATGAAGGTCGTAATAATATCGTTCGTTTAGCAATTGCTTCTGATTCCGTTATTCTTTATGGAAATTCTCCAGAAATCGGTAAAGTGGAAGAACCATTAAACTATGAAAAAGTAACCGGTGATCCATTGGAAATTTCCTTCAATCCAGATTATATGAAAGATGCCTTACGAGCATTCGGTGATATGAGCATCACAGTCAAATTTATTTCTGCAATTCGTCCATTTACTTTGGAACCAACAGAAACTGATTTAGACTTTATTCAATTGATTACACCTGTTCGTACAAATTAA